agaaaccttatgaatgcaagaagtgtggaaagacattcagtcagactTCTAGTCTTGCTGggcatcagagaatgcacactggggagaaaccttatgaatgcatgcaatgtggaaagacattcacttgTAGTTCCCATcttgttgtacatcagagaattcacactggtgagaaaccttatgattgcaagcagtgtggaaagacattcacttgTAGTTCCCATCTTGCTggacatcagagaatgcacactggggagaagccTTATAAATGTATGCAGTgcggaaagacattcagtcggagacaccatcttgctgtacatcagaaaATGCATATTGGGGGGAAACCTTATGAGTGCatgcaatgtggaaagacattcagtcagagagGCCAACTTGATggacatcagagaatgcacactcgggagaaactttatgaatgcaagcaatgtggaaagacattcagtcggagAGGCCAACTTGCTggacatcagagaatgcacaatcgggagaaaccttatgaatgcatgcaatgtggaaagacattcagacaGACTTctagtcttgctgtacatcagagaattcacactggggagaaaccttatgaatgtatgCAATgcggaaagacattcagtcggagAGGCCaacttgctgtacatcagagaattcacactggggagaaaccttatcaatgcaagcaatgtggaaagacattcagtcggagtgacaatcttgctgtacatcagagaatacacactggggagaaaccttatgaatgcatgCAGTGTGGAAATACATTCAGTTGGAGAGGCCAACTTACcatacatcagagaatgcacactggtgagaaaccttaagACTCCAAGCTTTGTGGAAATGTTTACATATAGTTCTAGTCTTGCTATTCTATGAAGGAAATGTAATCTTCCCCCTGTCTGGAGAAACATACCTGGCATGAGCCTAGTCTTGACTCAGGGGGCAAGAATAAACTAGAATCTTTCCTAGTATGAATAGTACTGAATCAAATATGCCCATGACTGCCACTCttcaattttttaagaaaattgcTAGCTAGACTAATGAGAGAAGGATAAATGAAGGAATCAGAAAAGGCAATGAGGATCTAAAACTATCACTTTTCCCTGGTGATATTTAGTATACATAGAGAATTAGCCAAAAAATTATAAAGACAATTAGCAACTTGATCAAATTGTAGGATGATAAAAGGAAACCACAGAATTCCTCTGTACTACCAATCAAACAggggaaatatggaaataggaattCTATTGGATGTTATGGTAGACAATATGAAAACCACTTGGGAGTCCACTGCCAAGGTAAACAGAACTTGATTTGCTACCCTAGAATTCTCTGAAGACTGTATGTTAATCTGTTCTTTCATTGGTAAAGGCTAgagtaagagaaaaaaagttcACACAACTTGGTCTAATTTAACCTGATTCCACGATTCCCAGGCTCATGCTCCAAAGCAGCTGCATTTGGCTCCAGCAGCTGAGCACAACAGAAGCCAGTGTGAGTGAATCATTCAGTGctccagagaagggagagggagcagTTGGATTAAATAAGCCCAGTGTTTGAAATCAGCTCCAGACATTTCCTAATCTGATGACCTTTGATAAACTGAATAAATAATCTCTTTGAGCCTACTTCTCCCTATCCTGTAAGAGGGAGATGATAAAAACAGGGTTTTGTGGGGCTCAGATGAGGTCATACACATGCAGTGATTTTCAAATCCAGATCCTTCTCCAGGCATGTCTATGCTCTAACAGTGTCAGGGTAAAATAACTTGGGAATTCTAGTTAAGAATAAATACTTGACTAGGAGTCAAGAGCTGAGTGAGAATGGGAAATTTTTGATTAATAGTTGaaagtattattaattaaaaattgctattttcaatattaaaaaagCCATTGTGTGACTGGTTATTCCCTTACTAGTTCCTGTTTATACATGCCttgtaatgaataaaaataatactacttCTACTATATcctataaagtttattggaagggtagacaactattcctctaagtaacctgaccaggTGGTGCCTAGGCTGCCTGTTTCGTCTTctttccccctcacctgcctgctctgtctaTTCTCCTCATGGTTCTCCTGATTCCTCTGTTGGTCTTCCCCAATTCTTCCCCAAACCTTAACCTTTATTGACATTCAGAACATACACCGACACAAACCTAGTGTAACtctggtatgtcaggaatgtttgatagacaggtaaaatTACACAGGAAGGGCAGGGGATAAGTTTCCTTGACAGAATtgccctgtgatcctttgggagtcctgtctccccaatggatcactTAACTACAAATATCTTATaactaaataccttctagctaaaagtacatagaAGATCGCCTTTTTCTAAAAGGGAGTTACAATAattagagatgggagtaaaatgtaaaatactgATTGAGAGATGCAATGACAAAATGCCAACTAGGttggcagtcccctttggcatgagtgtttacattcagaataagtatgttcaatgCCCttaaattcagttcattatatcccaacgTTCATTCTAGatttttgatgcagtgtgtatCTTCATCAGATATCTTTACGATACCTTCTCCAAAAGAATCCACTTTCTCGATTTTGGATTGTGGacaagtttctttttctgaaatttctccaaaaattttttaaatcttgggcAGTgggttcaataaacattttaccTATCTAGGACCATGCAACTTTAAGGGAGGATTCTGGGATCTTCTATTTAAAGGTCCATAAGCCATTTACAGCTGCAGGTTTGGAGGGACTGAGACGTTGCATGCCTAAATTCTTTTTGGACCCTTACTGTTGCATAAAATTTCAAACACACATTGAGGCTGTATGATCCAACTTTTGAGGATGGGGAACTTCTGGGGGAGCTTTTCTACCCCAGGAGAGAAACAACAATTTATTCAGCGTATAA
This sequence is a window from Monodelphis domestica isolate mMonDom1 chromosome 3, mMonDom1.pri, whole genome shotgun sequence. Protein-coding genes within it:
- the LOC103094215 gene encoding zinc finger protein 420-like isoform X3, translating into MSLPVDEMDLQRFVSDGPDNFSFNEIFVPPPNLSNIEYQRMHTEEKSTESNQRGKTFKYRSNLTFHQRIHTGEKLYECMKCGKTFCQNSHLAVQQKMHVEEKPYECKQFGKTFSKTNSLAEHQRRHTLEKPYLCMQCGKTFSRSDMLAVHQRIHTGEKPYECKQCGKTFSRSDMLAIHQRIHTGEKPYECMQCRKTFSRRHHLAVHQRMHTGEKPYECKQCGKTFSQTSSLAVHQRMHTGEKPYECKKCGKTFSQTSSLAGHQRMHTGEKPYECMQCGKTFTCSSHLVVHQRIHTGEKPYDCKQCGKTFTCSSHLAGHQRMHTGEKPYKCMQCGKTFSRRHHLAVHQKMHIGGKPYECMQCGKTFSQRGQLDGHQRMHTREKLYECKQCGKTFSRRGQLAGHQRMHNREKPYECMQCGKTFRQTSSLAVHQRIHTGEKPYECMQCGKTFSRRGQLAVHQRIHTGEKPYQCKQCGKTFSRSDNLAVHQRIHTGEKPYECMQCGNTFSWRGQLTIHQRMHTGEKP